The DNA sequence TCACTCTATTTTTTTATCCCACCGCGAGAGTCTCTCTCGTGATAGCAAACTAAGTATTTTGTACCTGTCGGTACGGACGTTGCATGCAACGTCCCTACAACCCAGTAAACCTCCTCCACCTTAGAGAAAATCAACACGTATCTGAGGATTAACCTCCAGTAACCCCCTCACCAAACCCTCCACATCTTTAGGCGAGATATAAATCTTTTCATCTTCCCCATAAAAAATCTCCAATCGATCAAAATGACAGGCAGGCGCAATATGTCTTGAATAATTCTTTTTGATCTCCTTAATCTCAGAAATAGGTATAGTCCACTTTTTAAAGAGGGTAAAAACCACCAATTTCTTCCCTTCTATTTGGTATTGGATATGTGTAAGAATAAAAAAAATAATGACAGAAGTTGCTCCATAAATTGCAGGACCTAAAGACCGTACCCATCAAACTGACTCAGAATCAACACCATTAAAACACCCCACGCAAACCAAGGAACAATGCCGAAAAGCCACCAATTCACTTTAGTTCGAATGCTTTTCGGTATCGTCTTTAACACATGTTTAGTATTCTGACTCATATTTTGCGAGCTTATTTGGTCATTATTTTGATTTGTGGGTTAATCTCAACCAATTGATCGAGGAAGACTTTCTCTTTCCGTGGTGAGATCATCAATTTTTCACCATTCTTAAAGTCAATCTCCAAACGCTTGGGGGACAGTGCAGGAGCAGTCAGCACACTATTTTTTGGTCTAATCTGACCAATATCACGGATCAATAATTCTTTGTAAAACCACCAACCCGATTTCACGCTCAGCTTACCGTTCCCAATTTTATAAAAAGTCGAATAATACCAATAGCCATGAATACAAATCATGGAAGCAACAAACACCAACCACGGCCATCTAATTTCCCATCCAGACACATCTCCATAAAACCCGATAAACAAGGGCATCATTATGGCAAAGAAAAGCCAATAATTTATTTTGGAACGGAAAATCATTTTTCAAGACATATTTAAAGATTCATGAACCTCCACCTTCGGATTAACCCTCAGGATCTCATCAATAAAAGCTTTTCTATTTTTAGGAGAGATAATCACCCCTTCATACTTGCCATACTTCACCTCGATCCGATCAAAAGAACAAGCGGGTGAACTCATCATATTGTAGGTCTTTTTGATTGACTGGATTTTGTCAATGGAGATTTCCTTTCGCATTAAGATACCACAAGTAACAATCAATTGCTGTTCGTCCAACCAATATTTGGTACTCAACAATACATATAAAACGAAAAGGATAGTGGCCATATCAATGCTGAAAACTACCCAAAAAGCTCCATCGTTGGTTCCTCCCAAAAAGGAGATCCCAAACAACAACAGGAATATTGGCCCGAAAAACCACCAGTCTATTTTGGAGCGAAATTGCATTTGTGTTGATCGTTAGTTAATCCTTAAAAATTAAACCGCTATGCTCACATTCTTACCTTTTAATGCCTCAATAAAATCTTGCTCTTTGGAAGGGTAAATCTTTAACGTATCGTATGTATTGTACTTCACTTCAAGATGGTGTCCCCCAAACATAGCGTGGTTTTCTATCACTGTAAGGGCATTGATGTCGTTTAAATTGACTTCTTTTGCTTTAAAGGGACCCATCGTTACCATTAATTTCCCATCAGCCACTTTATATTTTATACCAAAGCTTTGCGATAGCGCGATGATAACAAAAAGAGAAATAAAGACATTGAAATACCATGGTCCTTCTTCCTGAAAAAATAAGGCTATATAAGCAACACTTAACACCAAACGGAACCAATCGCCTTTTGTGATTTTCTTGGAGAACTTTTTCATAGGAGACATAAGTTAATAGCTATAAATTACTTTTAAAATACAAATAAACACACCAATAACAAAATATCGAAATGAGCAATATTTTAGGAGATCAAAAAAGTACATCGGATTAAAACCCGGAACTATTGAAAAATGTACCTTCGGCACGCAAGTCCTGAAAGGGCTTTTTATAAAAGACATGGAATTCATGCCAAGGAAAAGCCCATCGCGCTAAAAAACAAAAAAGCACATCGATTGCTCAATGTGCTTCCATATCTTAGTCGTTCAACAACTGCTCGGCCATATAGCGTTTGAGCCAAGCACGGGCGACTGTCCAATCGACCTCCACGGTACGTTTGGAGACCCCCAAAGCCGTTGCGATTTCTTCCATTTTCATATCAGCAAAGAACTTCATCTCTACAACTTTGGCCTGACGCTCATGCACCAATTCCAGTTCTTTCAAAGCCTCTTCAATCGCTAACAGTTGATCGCCTTCTTCCTCACGGATGTTCACCGCCTTGTCCAGCTCTACTTTTGTATAATCACCTCCACGTTTCAAAGCGTGCTTTTTTCGGGCATGCTGAATCAAAATTCGACGGATTGCCTGCGCACCAACAGCAAAAAAGTGGGCACGAGATTTCCAATCGATATGATCCTGACCGATCAAGCTCATAAAAGCCTCATTCACCAAAATGGTAGGTTGCAGGGTATGATCAGCGCGTTCACGACGATACAGACTTTCTGCTATTTGGTGCATTTGGCTAAACACCATCTCGTAAAGCCTCCCAGCATCAAAGTCCTCAGCTCCATCCTTGGCCAAATTCAATAATTGAGTAACTTCTTGTTGTTGCTCGCTCATAGTTGTATCATCAAGTTTAGGTTCTTCATTCTATTGTTAACAATAATGGTTTCAGATCGGTGCAACACCTTTTTTTCATCAAAAAACCATTAATTAGGAAAGGTAAC is a window from the Persicobacter psychrovividus genome containing:
- a CDS encoding PH domain-containing protein, translating into MYGATSVIIFFILTHIQYQIEGKKLVVFTLFKKWTIPISEIKEIKKNYSRHIAPACHFDRLEIFYGEDEKIYISPKDVEGLVRGLLEVNPQIRVDFL
- a CDS encoding PH domain-containing protein, producing the protein MIFRSKINYWLFFAIMMPLFIGFYGDVSGWEIRWPWLVFVASMICIHGYWYYSTFYKIGNGKLSVKSGWWFYKELLIRDIGQIRPKNSVLTAPALSPKRLEIDFKNGEKLMISPRKEKVFLDQLVEINPQIKIMTK
- a CDS encoding PH domain-containing protein encodes the protein MQFRSKIDWWFFGPIFLLLFGISFLGGTNDGAFWVVFSIDMATILFVLYVLLSTKYWLDEQQLIVTCGILMRKEISIDKIQSIKKTYNMMSSPACSFDRIEVKYGKYEGVIISPKNRKAFIDEILRVNPKVEVHESLNMS
- a CDS encoding PH domain-containing protein; the encoded protein is MKKFSKKITKGDWFRLVLSVAYIALFFQEEGPWYFNVFISLFVIIALSQSFGIKYKVADGKLMVTMGPFKAKEVNLNDINALTVIENHAMFGGHHLEVKYNTYDTLKIYPSKEQDFIEALKGKNVSIAV
- a CDS encoding ECF-type sigma factor produces the protein MSEQQQEVTQLLNLAKDGAEDFDAGRLYEMVFSQMHQIAESLYRRERADHTLQPTILVNEAFMSLIGQDHIDWKSRAHFFAVGAQAIRRILIQHARKKHALKRGGDYTKVELDKAVNIREEEGDQLLAIEEALKELELVHERQAKVVEMKFFADMKMEEIATALGVSKRTVEVDWTVARAWLKRYMAEQLLND